Genomic DNA from Dehalogenimonas lykanthroporepellens BL-DC-9:
ACATTGAAAATCTTCTTGGCCATCTGAGCCGCCATGACGTTGCGGTTATCGCCTTCGGTCACTGCGACGAAGGCGTCGGCCTGTTCGATGCCGGCCTTTTTGAGTGTTTCCTCTTCCAGACCGTTGCCCATTAGTGCCGTACCCTTGAATTCGGCCGGCAGGCGGCGGAATGAATATGAATCGGTGTCCAGCGCTGTAACTTCATGGCCTTCGGCATCCAAGAGCGCCGCCAGTTGGGCGCCGACGCGCCCGCAACCCATGATGATGACTTTCATGTGGAAAACTCCTTACAGGAACTGTGGCATATGATCCAGGATAACCCGGCAGGGGGCGTTCTTGAGGATATAAGGTACCACCTCACCCAGACAGAACTCGCCGAAATGGGTATTGTAATCCGAACCGATGATGATGGCGTCAGCTTTTTGTTCGACGGCTTCATCGACGATGGCCGGGCCGACCGCCCGGGCCTGGAGCAGATTGGTTTCCACCCTGACGCCGTACTTTTCAGCCAGGTGCTCGAAACGTGAGAGGATGCCTTCGGCGCGTGCGATTTCCGAATCTATTTCCGCGTCCAGCGGCAGAGAGCGGTCGACGGAGATGACGTTGGTGACCACTACGCGGGAATTGCCGGAGCATTTGGCCAGATTGCAGGCCAGCTCCAGGGCTTCTTCATCTTCCGGGCGACCGGCGACCGGAACCAGTAAAGTTTGAAATTCAGTCATATTTGACGACGCGATAGTTCACGTCAGGCTATTATAAGCACCATGACGTGATGGGTCAACAATCTGAAATCGTTCAGTTGATTTCCACCAGTTCGACGCCCGGGTTTTCGCGTCTGATATAGTCAAGTTCCCAATCGGAGTTGATGAGAATGACGGTCCGTTGATGCCGGTCGCGACAGCGGCGGACACTGCGGGGCAGTTCCAGGCGGCTGGTATCCGGTTCCACCCAGCGGGCGCCGGTGAAGCCGAGTCGAGACAATCTGGCAGAAACACCGTATTCCTCCTGCAGGCGGGCCAGTACCACATCGAACTGAAGCACCCCGACAGCCGCCATGATCGGTTCCCGTTTCAGGGCGTCCTCAGCGTAGAAAATCTGCACCGCGCCTTCTTCTTCGAGCTGTTCCAATCCCTTATTGAACTGCTTGTAGCGGCTGACATCATCGTTGATCAGCAGTCCGAAGTGTTCCGGTGGGAAGGTAGGGATGCTGGCGTACTCCACCGGCTGGCCGGTGGTGACGGTGTCGCCGATAGTCAACTGACCCGGGCTGATGATGCCGATGACATCCCCAGGAAAAGCCTCTTCCACCGTTTCCCGCTCCCGACCGAACAGACGGAAGGAACGCGAAAGGCGTATTGTCTGTCTGGTGCGCGGGTTGGTCACCTGCATATCCTTGGAGAATCGGCCGGAGCACACCCGCATGAAGGCCATCCGGTCACGGTGCCGCGGGTCGATATTGGCCTGAAGCTTGAATACGAAACCGCAGAAAGTATCCGAATTGGGGTCGATGACGCCGTTTCCGGTATCGCGGACAGAGGGAGGTGGCGCCAGTGCCAGCAGGGAATCCAGAAATGGTTCGACGCCGAAATTGTTGAGAGCACTGCCGAAATAAACAGGGGTCATGCCGCCGGCCAGAAATACTTCACGGTCGAAGGGTTTAACCACTCCCGACAACAGTTCGGTTTCTTCGGTCAGGCGCTTCCAGTCAGTCTGTCCCAGCAGTTCCGACAGTGACGGGTCGTCGATACCCGACAGCCAC
This window encodes:
- a CDS encoding UspA domain protein (PFAM: UspA domain protein~KEGG: dev:DhcVS_27 Na+/H+ antiporter C-terminal domain/universal stress protein-like protein); translation: MTEFQTLLVPVAGRPEDEEALELACNLAKCSGNSRVVVTNVISVDRSLPLDAEIDSEIARAEGILSRFEHLAEKYGVRVETNLLQARAVGPAIVDEAVEQKADAIIIGSDYNTHFGEFCLGEVVPYILKNAPCRVILDHMPQFL
- a CDS encoding peptide chain release factor 3 (KEGG: gvi:glr3159 peptide chain release factor 3~TIGRFAM: peptide chain release factor 3; small GTP-binding protein~PFAM: protein synthesis factor GTP-binding; elongation factor Tu domain 2 protein) codes for the protein MTSTIDKISTDLTPLQREVARRRTFAIISHPDAGKTTLTEKFLLYAGAVELAGSVRARSSQRHTASDWMSMEKQRGISISATALEMEYQGYHINLLDTPGHQDFSEDTYRTLMAVDSAVMVLDSAKGIEPQTEKLFKVCRLRGIPIMSFINKMDHPGRDPLELLDEIERLLGITAVPMNWPVGQAPAFRGVYDLANHGLSLFQKTEGNKYRAPVWLSGIDDPSLSELLGQTDWKRLTEETELLSGVVKPFDREVFLAGGMTPVYFGSALNNFGVEPFLDSLLALAPPPSVRDTGNGVIDPNSDTFCGFVFKLQANIDPRHRDRMAFMRVCSGRFSKDMQVTNPRTRQTIRLSRSFRLFGRERETVEEAFPGDVIGIISPGQLTIGDTVTTGQPVEYASIPTFPPEHFGLLINDDVSRYKQFNKGLEQLEEEGAVQIFYAEDALKREPIMAAVGVLQFDVVLARLQEEYGVSARLSRLGFTGARWVEPDTSRLELPRSVRRCRDRHQRTVILINSDWELDYIRRENPGVELVEIN
- a CDS encoding TrkA-N domain protein (PFAM: TrkA-N domain protein~KEGG: deg:DehalGT_0027 TrkA-N domain protein); translated protein: MKVIIMGCGRVGAQLAALLDAEGHEVTALDTDSYSFRRLPAEFKGTALMGNGLEEETLKKAGIEQADAFVAVTEGDNRNVMAAQMAKKIFNVPKVLCRIYDPLRRDLYTILGLEALSPTTIFAELLKEKLES